A single genomic interval of Lathyrus oleraceus cultivar Zhongwan6 chromosome 7, CAAS_Psat_ZW6_1.0, whole genome shotgun sequence harbors:
- the LOC127104990 gene encoding uncharacterized protein LOC127104990, whose product MKFTLTKPFILRCFLISLFLSLPFLFFHLFSSQPPITTTTTTTTTTGLKIRPGYTSYDTYIQRQLNKTLNPKLRKIWTTRDWNRKIPVFAKFFQQLITKNLLQKTSKALCIGARVGQEVEALRRIGVADSIGMDLVPYPPLVVKGDFHNQPFDNDTFDFEFSNVFDHALYPQKFVGEIERTLKPNGVCVLHVALSRRADKYSANDLYSVEPLVELFNNSVLVHVVSVDGFGLDTEVAFRKKPPTPHKL is encoded by the coding sequence ATGAAATTCACATTAACAAAACCATTCATTCTCCGTTGTTTTCTCATCTCTCTTTTTCTCTCCCTCCCTTTTCTCTTCTTCCATCTCTTCTCTTCCCAACCACCCatcaccaccaccaccaccactaCAACAACCACCGGCCTGAAAATCCGACCCGGTTACACATCCTACGATACCTACATACAACGCCAACTCAATAAAACTCTCAACCCAAAACTCCGTAAAATATGGACCACCCGCGACTGGAACCGCAAGATCCCAGTTTTCGCCAAATTCTTCCAACAACTCATAACCAAAAACCTTCTACAAAAAACATCCAAAGCCTTATGCATTGGTGCACGCGTTGGACAAGAGGTTGAAGCTCTACGAAGAATCGGCGTCGCCGATTCCATCGGAATGGACCTCGTTCCGTATCCACCGTTGGTCGTGAAAGGCGATTTCCATAACCAACCTTTCGATAACGACACGTTCGATTTCGAATTCTCTAACGTCTTCGACCATGCGCTTTACCCGCAGAAATTCGTTGGTGAGATAGAACGGACGTTGAAGCCTAACGGCGTTTGCGTGTTACACGTGGCGTTATCGCGTCGCGCTGATAAATACTCCGCTAACGATCTTTACAGTGTTGAGCCTCTCGTTGAGCTTTTCAATAATTCTGTTCTGGTTCATGTTGTTAGCGTTGATGGTTTTGGGTTGGACACTGAAGTTGCGTTTCGTAAGAAACCACCAACTCCTCACAAATTGTAA